A window of the Planctomycetota bacterium genome harbors these coding sequences:
- a CDS encoding DUF2064 domain-containing protein — protein sequence MSTLFAFLVREPKAGRVKPGLAAVLGAPAAARVYRSFVMDLCERFSGLSVRSRVLAYAPRGARKSVELLASRHWRVMQQQGATRGQVLASLCEYAFRSGHQRVVVLVTDCPTVPDSFVIEAFDRLLVDDVVLGPTTEGGVYLVGLSLERPELFLGFDWDGDGVFDALVDRAEAFGLVLGLVPHWYDVADAAGLERLESHLRALGVAGSEGLPKRTATLLARLRQTE from the coding sequence ATGTCCACCCTGTTCGCATTCCTGGTAAGGGAACCGAAAGCCGGCCGGGTGAAGCCCGGCCTGGCGGCGGTCCTCGGTGCGCCTGCGGCCGCAAGGGTTTACCGTAGTTTTGTGATGGACTTGTGCGAGCGATTCTCGGGCCTGTCGGTCCGGAGCCGGGTGCTGGCCTATGCCCCGCGCGGCGCGCGGAAGTCGGTGGAGTTGCTGGCGTCGCGGCACTGGCGGGTGATGCAGCAGCAAGGTGCGACGCGGGGCCAGGTGCTGGCGAGCCTGTGCGAGTACGCCTTCCGGTCGGGGCATCAGCGGGTGGTGGTGCTGGTGACGGATTGCCCGACGGTTCCGGACTCGTTCGTCATCGAGGCGTTCGACCGGCTGCTGGTGGACGACGTGGTGCTCGGCCCGACGACGGAGGGCGGGGTGTACCTGGTGGGCCTCAGCCTGGAGAGGCCGGAACTTTTCCTCGGCTTCGACTGGGACGGAGACGGGGTGTTCGACGCCCTGGTGGACCGGGCGGAGGCGTTCGGCCTCGTCCTGGGCCTGGTGCCGCACTGGTACGACGTGGCGGACGCGGCGGGCCTGGAGCGGCTGGAGAGCCACCTGAGGGCGCTGGGGGTGGCGGGAAGCGAGGGGCTGCCGAAACGGACGGCGACGCTGCTCGCACGGTTGAGGCAAACGGAGTAA